The genome window ACCATGTACCCCAGGGCACAGGACACCATTTCCACCAGCACCACGTTCCCATGGGATAATGCAGTATCACCACTCATCAGTAGGTTGATTCCTATGATCCTGAAAATTATAAACCCAGTGAAATGCTGTTTCCTAGAATTAACATTATTTAGTTTTCCCATTATTCTTTTCTGTGCATCTCTGGGAAAGCTGAGATGGGTCACTGGTTACTCCCAGGGAAACAGGCTTTCATAAGTAGCCTGGCTACTGCCAAACCTTCCCTGTGCCTCCCCCAGACTACTCCTGGCACTGTCAGGGCTCAGCAGCATCATCCAGGCTGATGAACGCACGCAGTGGCTGGGGAGGATGGGTACAGAGGCCTTGGGCTGCTCCTGTTGCTGGTGGCCCCCACAGCCTCCCACCCACCAGACTGATGAGCCATGGGGTAACATGAGCAGCATTTTGTAAGGTCATTCTTGCATCATTGTCGATTTCAACCTGGATAAAGATGTAAACCAGCGTCATCCATCATGCAACAGACTGTGCAATAAGTATTTGTAGCAGTTAAATTATTAAAGCAGAATTACTGCAATTACTGAAGAGTCAATGGCTCTGTAATGATCACAGGGCTGACGCAGCCCTCCTGGAGAGCTGCCGTCACGCGTGCTACATCCACATTGCATCCTATGGTGGTGGCTGCTCATCCCACACTGGCCGGCGGGTAGTGGCTCCACAGGTTTTGTGTTGGGGTGCAGCTGGTGGCCCTGATCCcctgggagcaggagaaggCAAACACCCACCTGCCTTCAGCCGGAGACGAGGTAACATAACCCATCCTGTCTGCACGGCCTGGATGGGTGAGGGTGCTGCTGAAGGCCCTTTTGCACCCATATACCTGTCAAATGCTGGGAGCTACAACCCCTAGAACAGACGAAGAGCCGTGACATACAACACCCCGTACGCTTGGGCTCCTGCTCTAAGCCATGGCACCCCCGGCAAGGGGCAGGGTCCATCTCCCCATCCTTTGCAGATGAGGGTGTCCGGATGCCCCCGGGTCCCCCCTTCCCCCACAGAATAGAACAATTTCCGCTCAGCCCCACTGCGCCCGCCGGCGGCTTAAACACCGCCCCAAGCCTGGCCCCTGAATCACGTGACACCGGCATCCTCCCCTAGTGGGCGGGCACTGGCGCCCTCCAACCAATCAGCACCGCGGGGGGTGGAGCACGGCCGGGGAGGGAGGCAGAACATGGCGGACGGCAGCGGTGCGGCCAAGCGGCCCCGAGGCGTGCAGGTGGGGCGGGGGGAGCGGGGTTGGCCCGGTCACCGCCGGCCCGGTCACCGCGGGGGGCCCGGGGGGAGCCCGGCGGTGACGGCCGCGTCTGTGTCCGCAGGCCGAGGACCGGAGGGTGGACTGGCGGCGGTGGAAGCAGGAGAGTGAGTCCGGCCTCGTGTGGGGGCTGCGGGTCGGGATCCCTCGCACCGGGAGCCCCTCGGGCCTGCCCCGGCGGCCCCGGCGCTCTGCTTGCAGCGAGGCGATGTTTGTGCGTTCCAGGGAAAGCCgagaagaagaaatggaaggaaatgaagctgctgaagaagctggagaagcagcGGAtgcgggagctggaggagaaacGGGCCGAGGAGcgagaggagcagcaggaggacagAGGTGATGCTGCCGGGACCCATGGGGAGGCGTGGGTTGAAAGGGCTGAGAGAGCTCGGTCAGTCAGCTGTGGGGATAGATCTGCTCACCAGGCATGAGCCCGATGCACTGAGAAACCTTTACTAAGGGCAAACCTGTGATTAAGGAACAGAAgttgcttccccccccccagtaacCAGAACACTGCCTGGAGCCGTCACCCTATGGCTCTCCTCCGCTCCCCAGGGCGGCACTACACGCTGAGCGTGGCCCTGCCGGGCTCCATCCTCAACAACGCGCAGTCGCTGGAGCTGCGGACATACCTCGCGGGACAGATTGCTCGGGCCTGTGCCATCTTCTGCGTGGACGAGATCGTGGTGTTCGACGAGCACGGAGAAGATGTGAAGTAAGATCCGTTGTGCAGGAGGAGCTTTGTGTCAGTGCCAAATGGAAGGAGATACATGGCCTGTAGAGAGGGGTCCAAACGTGATCTGGTGGCAGGCTCTGCCTCTGGAGCAGCCCTTTCATAAGGAGCTGGTTTCAGGTTAAGGAGCAAGGATGGATCCTCTGCAGACCTGACCCATCTCACACTGAGCTCAGGAGCTGCTTTCTTTCACTTACAGGAGCGTGGAGGGGGACTTTGAAGGAATTGGAAGGAGAGGCAAGGCTTGTGTGCAGCTGGCTCGGATCCTGCAGTACTTGGAGTGCCCTCAGTAAGTTCCCCATAGCTGAACTGATCAGACCTGACTGCTGTGGGTGCCTCATGTAAGAGGCTATGGGAGCAGGAGGCAAATCCTGTTTATAATGTCTAATTATACAGGAACACAGGAGCTCATTGCTTCACATGTCTGGTTCAGGAGTTCAATTAAAAGAGCAATGACTGCAGGCTTAGAACCTGCATGATGGAGGTTACATCTGGGACTTGAGGGAGCCAAACAAGCTCTTCTCTGTACTCAGCTCCTTTAAGGCAGAAAGGACTAGAACTGAAGCTGAGATTCAATAGAAAGGCTGGGTTTACATTTCAACCTTCTCTCCCAAACAGGTACTTGAGGAAATCCTTTTTCCCAAAGCATGAGGATCTGCAGTTTGCAGGTAATGATTCACTTGTGTCCTGCCCCAGCTGCTGGCTCCCTCTTCCTGAGCTCTTCTCATTTTACATGGAATACACAGAACTGAGTAACTCTTATCCAGTTCAGAGCGCAGGCTGTGATGTGCTGGACCAGAGAGGGAGGGGGTAGCAGAGCAGTTGTACTTacccttctctttgctttcttgtgCTGCTTTAGGGCTGCTCAACCCCCTGGACAGCCCCCACCACATGCGGGTGGATGAGGACTCGGAATACCGGGAAGGTGTGGTGTTGGATCGGCCAACCAAGGCGGGCAGAGGCTCTTTTGTTAACTGTGGGATGAGGAAGGTGTGTGTTACCCCCGGAGCCCAGAACCATTTCCCCTGTGTCTCTGGCAGACTTGAAGGAGGCAGGGTGGGTACTGTGGGTTTCTGAAGGCCATGCTGGACTCGCACAGGGTTTAATGCTCGTTGCCATCTTGTCCTTTCTGGCTCCTCAGTGTTTGTAGCTTCCCAAGTTCTGGCAGGTTTGCCTGTTCAGCACTTAATTGCTTCACTGCTGGAGCACTTTGAGCAGTAACATAGGCCTCAGACTGCTGACCAGGGCACCCTGAGCCTGCTCTGCACTGCATGAGCCACACAGTCCCTGACTGCAGAGCTCCTCATTGCAGCCCCAGGCCAGAATAGACCTTGCTGAGAGggctcccttccttccccaccttTCCCAGTACCTCCAGCCATGCCTGATGCTGATCCTGACTGTCACTGCAGGAGGTGCAGATCGACAAACAGCTGAACCCTGGCCTGCGAGTCACTGTGCGCCTGGAGGAGCCCCAGAAACCAGGTAATCCCCTGCTCCATTAGCACCTGTGAGCTGCAGTCCTGAAGGAGTTGGTCCCTTCCACACCAGCTTCGTATCACTGGTGTCTGAAGGTACCAAACAGCTCTGCATGTTCCTTTGCTCCACACAGTTTTAATAACCCCCTTACCACACCTCCCTGGTGAGCTGGAAAGAGCTATCAGCTCTTTCACCAGTAATAAACAGCCCAAACATACTTGCAGAATGCACTCAGAAGGGTGGCTCTTTGCTCTACACCGAGTCAGTGCCTTGCTCCAGGAGAAACTGCTGTGTGTGGCTGCTCACATCCAGCCCTCACTGAAGGTGCTGATCTCTGCTTCCCTTTCAGAAGCTAAAGTGCGGAAAGGCACCGTGGTGTCCTCACAGCACCCTCGGACGGTCTCGGGCTTGTACTGGGGTTACAGCGTCCGCCTTGCCTCCTGCCTGAGTGAGTATCTGCAGGGATTGCCTGCTCTCAGTCCTGTCACATGTAAAGGCTGAAGCCAGGGGCATGAATCACCCCACTCACCCCCCAGTCTGCCCTGTACCTCCACACACCATTGCTCCAGATGTCCACATTGTAGCAGTGGTGCTCTCCATCTCCAGCCACTGCATCTGCATTTCCACTGTAACTGCCTCCCATTTACTCACATCAAAGCCAGCGGTGACATCTGAGCCCTGCAGAAtccttttcctgtcttctgGTTGATTAGACCCCTAGGAATATCATAAGCTGTTAGGGATGGAATTGTTCCTGGCACCCGTTTGAGCTTTGAGGAaaggtgctgcagctgagaaGGGTGCCAGACACTCCTGCAGCGAGGGAACTGTCAGCAAGAATCATTCTTCTGTCTCCTCATGCACTGAAAAGCAATTCCTTCTGCTGCCACCCATGGAGtgctccagcctgtccagaaGGCATAGAGCAAGAGAACCACACAAATAGCCCCATATTGTGTCTGTGTCCCaggtgctgtgttttcagagtGCCCATTCAAGGAAGGCTACGATCTCTCCATCGGGACCTCAGAGCGGGGCAGCTCCGTGGATGAGGCCACTCTCCCTTCCTTCAGGTTTGTGTCCTGCCCTCTTGGCCCCACTCAAGCCTGCAGTGAGgcctggtgcaggcagcagagctgcactgtGGTCTTGGTGTTCTCCCAGATGGGAATGCTCCTAGATACAAGAGCAGGACTCACCTGCAAGTTCCatcctgtgctctgctgctcccttTTACACCAAGGCATGTTCCTTTGCATTGCATAGCACTGTACCCAATGGGAAGTACCCAAGGATAAGGCCAAttcctttcctgtttctctAGAGTTGGTAGAAGGGACAGTCACATTGGTGAAGTGCTGCGGGGCTTTGTTAGGGTGGCAGCTGTATTGGGAATcatcagcagggacacagttccctgctgcagcagcatgggcTCAAACACAGACCCACATACTTGAGCAAAAGAAATGAGTATTTCTTGCAGATCGAGTTAAGAGAACTGCTTATGTGAAGCTAATTCTTAATCCACTCAAAGCATCTCACTTGGTGCAGGGGTAAGAGCCAATCTCCCCTCTCACCCTGCCCTTCTGCTCTCCCCTAGACATGCCCTTGTCGTGTTTGGAGGTCTGGAGGGCTTGGAAGCTGGGGTTGACGTGGACCCAAACCTGGAGGTCACTGACCCCAGCGTCCTGTTTGACTTCTACCTGAACACGTGTCCCAGCCAGGGCAGCAGAACCATCCGGACAGAGGTAGGGCAGGTGGCAGTGGTGTGGTGGGGTCAGGGCCTGTGGGCACAGAGCAGTGACATGGCCCACGTGGTGCTCCCCATGGTGGCACCTCCGCTTGCCTGGTGCTCCTCAGGGTGAGCTGACCCCCGGCTCTGTTCCAGGAAGCTCTGCTCATCTCCCTGTCTGCGCTGAGGCCCCACATTGATGAGGCTGTGAAGACACCAGTGCCAGCTGAGGGCAGGGAAACCACAGACCCTGCTGGCAGCTGAGGACCGCCTGGGGCAGAGGCTGTTGAGATGTGGGGTGCTGGGCATGTCACTCTGAGAGCCTGCGGGGGAGCCAAGGCACCGTGACTGAagctggaggtgctgctgtTGGGAGCAGCAAGTCTGCATCCTCCTACCTGTAGGGTCCTACCAAGGGCTGGTTGCTGCCCTTCCACAGCTGAGAGGAGCCTGGCAGCAGGATCTCAGCCATTCAGACATCTGGGGTGGGGAATAAAGCAATATGGAACCTCAGCTGCCTCGAAGTCCATGCGTGAGTGTCTTGGTGTAGAGGATGGGCACTCAGTGTCCAGAGCTCCTGCATGCTCAGTGCCTCTGGGGCCCTGTGGCCCTCACACTTAAAGGAAGGCAAAACTTAACCCCTATGCCAGGAAGCTGTTCCTGTCTCAGCCTGACTTCCCCCCATCCTTTCAgctcaaggcttcatccttcCCAACAGCAGGAAGGGCTGCAGCTTCAGTTGGATCTCAGTGCTAAAGCATGTCAGCACAGCTCATTACAGTTTGGCTCCATCTGCGAGGCCTTAAAGCTCTGCCTACAGTGAGCTcaaacaggaaagcagctggaaaagttGGCTctgtcctcccctcctcctgctgagATCCTTGGACCTTTGGTGAGAGCAGATAAGAAACAACCAATACTGTGGGTGTTCAAAGCTTTACTGCTAAAAACATCTGACAGAAAACAATCATAATCCTTTGGCCACAGAAAGGCAGGaacctctcccttcctcccctgcaTCCATCTTGCTCCTGTCCTTCCCTGCTAAATAGCAGCAATGGAGTAACTTCCTTTTGTGCCTCAATGAGCCACACACAGGAGTAACCTCTGTACTGCAGCTCAGGGGCAAGCTCTAgagccctgctgcaggacctgccctgcagcctggctgcGTGTGCACATTTGTTACCTGCAAGGAGGGGAAGGGTAAAGGGAACATTGGTTTCATTTTCGTTTCCCACATTTAAAACTGCACAAGGAACTACTATTCCTGTGTAGATGTGACTGCCGCCAGTCCCTTCCCCAGGAGTACCTGCATGTGCTTAGCTGGGGTTCAATGCTTGCTTCCAGCTGTGATGGCTTTCAAGTGACTTGTTCTCTTCAAGATGTTTGGGACAAAGAGGAGCCCTGAGGCTCGCTCAATGCTCTCAATGGGGACCAGAAACCGTTCCAGGGGGATTTTGTCATCCACAGGGCTGTTGGGCATCACATAGGAGCGCAGCTCAATCTCCCCACTCTCCTTTTCCAAGATGAGCACCTTGAAGAAGTGGGTGGGAACAGCCACGTTGTTCTTCCCAATCACCTGGTACTTGACGTACATCTTCCCATCAGCCTCCATCCTGCATCAACAGCAACATCCCTGCGTTACCTCCTAGTCTGGTGCCACATCCCCCTCCCTCAGCACCCCACCAACCCTTCAAAGTAAGCCCCCACCCCATGGGGCACAGAGCAACCTGAAACAGAGCCTACATGAGGTGAGGCTGCGCTGCATGAGCACTGCTCTGCCCCAACCCCTTCCTGCTGTCTCAGCCCTTCCAAGCTGTTTCCTGCCTCTAAAGAGATGTCAGCATCAGACAGCTGCTCCTTAGCACTGTGTGAAGATCTCTGCAAACAAAGTCACGCTTTGAAGTGGAGAAATAccccagaaaataaaaccttggAGCTTTAATCTGCAGGGAACGGGGCTGCAGTTTCCTCTGTTAATATAATAATCTATTACTTGGATTATTAAGGACTGCAAAGAGAAGGGACTTGGTGATGTTGTAGCTCAAGAAACCCATCAACTGCATGGGAAATAATACAAACTGATCCCGAAAGTACCTGCTGAGCAGGGCCTTAGGGAGCAGCTGGGAGGCTGCACCCCTCCCTTAGGCTCTGTCCTTGCCCAGCACAACAGATCCCAGCTCAGACCTTGTGCTTACCTGGGCAGGAAAAGGGGTCCTGTGCAGACATAGACGTTCTTGTTGTTCCTCGCCAAGCTCCTGCTGTACTTCTCAAGGTTATTCCAGGCATTCTGGTTCAAATGAGGATTCTAGAGACACAGCCAAGTGACAGGGACAGCGGTCAGTGCTGGGGAGCATCCTCTGTTCAGTGTGTAAAACACCTCAGCATCCCGAGCACCTTCCCGAGATCTCCACCATCACTCCCACTTGGGAAGCCGCAGACAGTGAGGTCCTGGTTTGCACACCCAGGAACAGCCCCGCTCGCCTCAGCCCACCCTTTCCCAAGCATCCTTCCGCCTGTTTAACCGAGCTCCTGGCCTGAGGGAAGCGGGCACAGGGGCTGCAGTATCCCCGAGCGGAACCACGGCAGCACCGAGAGACTTCGGTCCCTCCGGACCCAgacccccccaggacccccctcTGCCCGCCCCGCTCCGCAGGGAAGAGCGCCCGGAAGCGGTTCCCAGCCCGGAGCAGCGCCTGCCCTTGAGCCCGGAGCGGGTCCCACCTGCGGGGCGATGTTGCTGAGGTAGAACGTGTCCCTCATGGCCTTCTGGCTCCACTTGTGGTTGGCGGCGGCCGCCAGGTGCCCGCGGTCGAAGCCGCTGCCGCGGTAGTCGGCGTTGGTGGCTCGGTGGTACTCGTGCACCGAGTCGTCCTCCTGGAAGTCGCAGGCGGAGCGCTCCGAGGCCCCGCTCAGGGTGTCCCGGTTGAGCTGCTCGATGACCCAGAGCGCGCTGCGGCTCCGCGGGTCATAGCACAGCACGTATGACTCCCGGCTCCGCAGCTGCGCCAGCCCCGGCAGCCCGTACTTGGTCAGCTCCGCGCCCGGCAGCGCGGGCGGCCCGGCCGCTGCCACCGCCGGTACCACGGGCAGGCGGCCCAGCAGCCCCTCGGCCGCATCGGGCCCGGCCTGGCGCCGGCTGAGGGCCGCCCCCAGCCCCGCGCCCAGCGCAAGCGCGGCCCCCGGCAGCAGCCACCGGCTCCGCAGCATGGCTGCCCCTGAGCCTGCGATCGACGCTTAAAGGGGCCGCGGCTTCCTATGGACGGTATCATCCGGCACGGGAGCGCCGCCCCTTTAAGGCGCTGCCCTCGGGGACACCGCGACCCCGGGGCTCACCGGCGGCGATGGAACCGAGAGCGGCGTGCGGGGGAACGGCATCGAAGCGGAGCCGAGAGCGGAGCTCCCCGAGGCAGCGTCCGCGCCTGCAGCAGCGAGAACCCCGAGCTCGGCACCAGCCCCAGGTGTCTGCACAAAGGCACCCGGTTAGGTGAAGGAAGCGTTATAAAAACAGCGTTCAAAAGGAAGGGTAAAAGATGGAGGGCCCTCTGCAGCCGGCTCTGGCCCTTTCTGACAGGGTTGCTCCTTTCTGACAGGGAAAGGGCAGGTTGGAAGAGTGCTCCAGACAGCTACAACTCACTGACATTCATCCAGGGAAATGCTTTCCCAAACACCCAAAGCAACCCCAGGCCTTCATTCCGCTCACTGCCAACGTGTATTTAGGTCACATAATGCAAACTCCAATCAATGCTCTGCTTGAGCACCACCAACAACATCTCCAGCATCCTGCTGGTTCTACCCTCCCTGCCGAAGCCTCAAGGATTCCCAAAGCCTGACTGCAGCaggtgcaggcagagcaggcagaacTCCTCCAGGGTGCGCTCATCCCTCCCCACATCCCTCTTTTCCCACCCAGGTGAGGGTGGGTTCCGCTGCCTGGCCGCAGTCCTGCCTGCGAGGAGCACAGAACGAGAGCTATTGAAACATCTTGTTTAGGCCCCTATGAAACAAGGGGGCCCCAAGGCACCCCAGATTAACGTCTCCCATCCCAAAGAACTGCTGCTTCAGCCaaccccctgctcctgcagcagatcAGGACTGGAATGAATCAGAAGTGGAAGCACCTCAAGGGTGGAGTTGTTGTTAGTTGGCCACAAAAGCAAGGAACCGGTAAATACCACCCGACctcaacaacagcaaaacatcaCTAGAAGCCTTTGAGAAATGAAGCCAGGAGGAGATGCAAAAGCTGGTAACAAGTTAAGACTTTGTTTTCTCCACTCAGAAAACCAGGTTTTGTTcttaaagaaaggagaaaggcttGGAATAAGGAACTGGATGTCCCAAGACATTGAAAAGTACAGCTCCTTTCAACAGTCTTACCACACAGGAGGGGACAAGGAGGATTATAAAACAACTTTTCATGTAAGGTCCAGCCTCTCTGGGAGTATCAAAGTTGTTACAAGTGCTCCCCAAAGAAGTCCTTAATCAGTCCTCCATCAGTTGAATCCATAGCCTGGATAAAGCTAGAGAATTCATCCAAAAGAACCTTTCCAGCAGCCAAAGCTCTCATCGCATCCCATTAAACCACTGCAGACTCCTTTTAAAAGCATGTACCATCACCCCTAAGCTCTTCAACACCTAGGAAAGGAGAAGACAGCACAATACCAGTACCCAGCCAGCCACCTACATCTACACCTCCCCAGTGTCTTCCTCTAGGTCAGCCTCAGGGACCAGATGCTGCTCTGAAAACATCAGAAGTTCATCTCCAAATAATGCTTTAATCCCGATTTGCTTGCAGCCTTCTCAGGTTATTTTAAGGAGACTTCTAGTTGTTCAGAGCAGGAACCCTCAAGGATGACCCTGTTAGTGAGAGAATACAGTGTAAGGGACCCCTGCCCTTGCCAGGGCAACCTGAAATGGACAGGCCAAGTATTCAGGGAGGTGAGAGCAGAGCTTGTGTGTGCAAAAACACAATGTGAGAAACAGAATGGGAGAAAGCAACAGCACATTTAGAGCATTTCTGAGGCAGAAGTGTTTGGAGGGGGTCAAATTTTGCCTAAAGCTTGACCTTTTCGTTCTACATTTGTGCCTGTCACCTAGCTCTTTGGCCACATGAGGTCTGACTGCTGGCCCCTCTAGTGTGGGCTACCTATGAGCTGAGACCATGAGACCCCCTGGAATAGCTCAGCAATACAAGGCAGAAAGATCCATCCAGTGGTTAGAGCAGGCAGGATGCTTCATCACACAGCTGTGCTGGCCTATTGGTTCCATATTTCTTGGAGGAAAACTCTACCTTCTAAGAAAGAAGTGCAGCAGAGAGGGATAGTGTTAGCCATAGGTATTAATTACAGATTGTTTTAAGTCTTCAGTTGCTTTTGCTCCACCACAGCAGCAACACTGGGCTGCCACAGGGTTACTTGAGCATCTCCTCAAGAGGCAGAGCTTGCTTACAGATTGCCAGTAAGAACAGAGGTACGTGCATCAGCCTGTCCCCCAGCCTCCCCACACACCTCTGTGACAATTATAGGAGCCTGTAAAGAACTGGCCTTCAGTGAAGGAAATAACACCAGTATAAAAGCTGCAGGCTGACAGCATCCCTCCTGCTAGGGCAATTCTAGGCCATCAGCAGCTTAAGCAGATCTTACAAAGACTGACCTTTAACAAATCAATACCCATAAATACCAAAACCTGCAGTGTCAAACAGCTATGCAGAGGTGAGGCAGCACAGCAcggaaaggaaggggaaagcacGCTGGATTAGTGTTCACTCAAGAGCTTCTGCTCCACCCAGGCACTCGGGTGCTGGCAGTTTCTCCCTCCAAGGATTAGAGTTTCTGATCAGCTCAACATTCCTACAGGTTAGCAGCTCTCTCCATGGTTTGTCTCAGTCGCTGTTCACCTCCTCCACTGTACTGGAAATGCAGTAGTTTCCCCTCTCAAGAGGGACCAGTGTCCAGCTCAGGACTGTGACTCCACCAGGACCTCGTGTGATGCCTGTATGTCTACTGGATTACACCAGGAAAGCACTCTTACTTGTAGCTCAGACCTGTACCATGTCTCTTCCTGGCAAGATGTACTGTGAGACAATATCAAGGTCCCTGTGACCAGAGCTTCTGCAGGGTAATATTATGCAAGCCACTGAGGCAGAACAGCCCAGTGCCATGCCTGTATAAGACTCTATATACATCTGTCTTCATTGCACATGTCTAGATGCCcatttcttgtgtttcagaATCCGGATTGTAGCTGGATATGCTCCAGTTCAGAGCcaggaaagcagcacaaagcctcCCTGCAGCAACATGCTCCTGCTCTAAGGCTGTGCATAATAAGGCTTGAGTTCAAACTGCACTTGACTCATCAGTTAAAACCACCACAGTCTGGCTGTCAAGGAGACCGTGTTGATAAGGCGATTCTGGATTCAGGCAGTTTCAGTGCATGAAGCCACCAGCTGTAATTGTGTCCTCCCATCTTAGCACATCAAGGTCCCTTTCGAAGGCAAAGGGGTCCAAACTGCAGGATGCCAGGTGACAATTACCAAAACCTGATGCAATCTTCTTCTTTACACACCCCAGGGATGGCCAAGCACAGACACAAGGGAGAAGAATCCAGAAGCTACTTGAATGGCAGGAGGTGTGATTTCATTGGAGTACATTCTATTCACAGGAGGAAGATCCTTCTATACTCACTCACCAAAATCCACTGGACCCTGCCTGTCCCTTCCCAATCAGGAGTTACTCCATGCATTACTTCTATGATACAGGAGTCCATCCCTTCAGGGATATGCAGACAGGTGGCTTCTTTCTCCTCAAACTTAAAAGTCATAAAAAAGATACAAAGAACTGCTTTtggcagcacagaaaaaaatctggagtGCAGGACCCAAGTAGA of Melopsittacus undulatus isolate bMelUnd1 chromosome 11, bMelUnd1.mat.Z, whole genome shotgun sequence contains these proteins:
- the SPOUT1 gene encoding putative methyltransferase C9orf114 homolog, translated to MADGSGAAKRPRGVQAEDRRVDWRRWKQERKAEKKKWKEMKLLKKLEKQRMRELEEKRAEEREEQQEDRGRHYTLSVALPGSILNNAQSLELRTYLAGQIARACAIFCVDEIVVFDEHGEDVKSVEGDFEGIGRRGKACVQLARILQYLECPQYLRKSFFPKHEDLQFAGLLNPLDSPHHMRVDEDSEYREGVVLDRPTKAGRGSFVNCGMRKEVQIDKQLNPGLRVTVRLEEPQKPEAKVRKGTVVSSQHPRTVSGLYWGYSVRLASCLSAVFSECPFKEGYDLSIGTSERGSSVDEATLPSFRHALVVFGGLEGLEAGVDVDPNLEVTDPSVLFDFYLNTCPSQGSRTIRTEEALLISLSALRPHIDEAVKTPVPAEGRETTDPAGS
- the ENDOG gene encoding endonuclease G, mitochondrial, which encodes MLRSRWLLPGAALALGAGLGAALSRRQAGPDAAEGLLGRLPVVPAVAAAGPPALPGAELTKYGLPGLAQLRSRESYVLCYDPRSRSALWVIEQLNRDTLSGASERSACDFQEDDSVHEYHRATNADYRGSGFDRGHLAAAANHKWSQKAMRDTFYLSNIAPQNPHLNQNAWNNLEKYSRSLARNNKNVYVCTGPLFLPRMEADGKMYVKYQVIGKNNVAVPTHFFKVLILEKESGEIELRSYVMPNSPVDDKIPLERFLVPIESIERASGLLFVPNILKRTSHLKAITAGSKH